One part of the Carassius gibelio isolate Cgi1373 ecotype wild population from Czech Republic chromosome B6, carGib1.2-hapl.c, whole genome shotgun sequence genome encodes these proteins:
- the rgn gene encoding regucalcin, whose amino-acid sequence MSSIKVECVIKEQNEVGESPVWEEKDSTLLYVDIMGKRVSRWNSLTNKIDSIATEKLVGSVVPRQAGGYVIAEGTRFAFVDWVKRSVTPVANVDDREKPNTRFNDGKVDPAGRFFAGTMGLDMKPDVTDGALYTLLPDHSVVQHFDQVHLSNGLDWSLDHRVFYYIDSLAFMVEAFDYDIQTGGLSNRRMVYNMEKDEGIPDGMCIDTEGKLWVACYNAGRVLRIDPQTGKRLQTVKLPAEKTTSCCFGGKDYSDLYVTSAYAGMDADSLAKHPEAGCIFKVSGLGVKGIPPFSYTG is encoded by the exons ATGTCATCCATAAAAGTTGAATGTGTTATCAAAGAACAGAATGAAGTCGGTGAGAGTCCCGTCTGGGAGGAGAAGGACTCCACTTTGTTGTACGTTGATATTATGGGTAAAAGGGTCAGCCGGTGGAACTCACTGACCAATAAAATAGACAGCATTGCCACAG AGAAACTTGTAGGATCTGTGGTTCCACGGCAGGCAGGTGGTTACGTCATCGCAGAGGGAACTCGGTTTGCATTTGTTGACTGGGTAAAGCGTTCGGTTACACCTGTCGCCAATGTTGATGACAGGGAAAAACCAAACACCCGCTTCAATGATGGAAAAGTAGATCCAGCTGGCAGGTTTTTTGCAG GTACCATGGGTTTGGACATGAAGCCTGATGTGACGGATGGGGCACTATACACCCTCCTTCCTGACCACTCTGTTGTCCAGCATTTTGACCAAGTGCACCTCTCCAATGGTTTGGACTGGTCACTGGATCACCGCGTCTTCTACTACATTGACAGCCTGGCGTTTATGGTGGAGGCGTTTGATTATGACATCCAGACTGGAGGGCTGT cTAACCGCAGAATGGTTTACAACATGGAGAAAGATGAAGGCATACCAGATGGTATGTGCATAGACACAGAGGGCAAACTGTGGGTTGCCTGCTATAATGCAGGAAGAGTGCTGCGTATCGACCCACAAACAG GCAAACGGCTGCAGACAGTGAAACTACCAGCTGAGAAAACCACTTCATGCTGTTTCGGAGGGAAAGACTACAGTGATCTCTATGTCACCTCAGCGTATGCAGGCATGGATGCAGATTCACTGGCCAAGCATCCAGAAGCTGGTTGCATATTTAAG GTGTCTGGTTTAGGAGTGAAGGGCATCCCACCATTCTCTTACACTggatga
- the vps16 gene encoding vacuolar protein sorting-associated protein 16 homolog, whose protein sequence is MAFVTANWNPLGESFYRKIELYEMGWNLKDGLKDSLVAAAPYGGPIALLKGHNRRSSSARPQLEIFSSSGLPLASFPWKSGVVKQLGWTVSDDLLCVQEDGTVLVYDLWGGFKRHFSMGNELSQSQVLETKIFHSPYGTGVAILTGALRYTLATNIDDIKLRRLPEVPGLQGAPSCWAVLTQDRQSKVLVANGSQLFILDNTACTPVTPPGLSPQASSIVHMCVSFSYKYLALLTDSGHVWMGTSNLKEKLSEVDTNIKTPPKQMAWCRRPKSQQPSAVVMWDGLLIVVGECKETIQYHLDDDSVLVPELDGVRIISGTHHELLQEVPGACEEIFKIASMAPGALLLEAHKEYEKESQKADEYLREIKEQSLLSEAVRQCVEAAGHEHEPETQKTLLRAASFGKCFLSNFPPEQFVSMCRDLRVLNAVRDYTVGIPLTHTQFKQMTVQVLIDRLVYRKLYPLAIEVCRYLKTPEYQGVSRVLKHWACYKVQQKEESDEVIAKAVSVKLADAAGISYSEIATKAYESGRTELAIKLLEFEPRSGEQVPLLLKMKKSPLALSKAIESGDTDLVYTVVMYLKNELNRGDFFMMLRNQPVALSLYKQFCKHQEQDTLKDLFNQDDDHEELGNFYVKASYKEQRLEARIALLQSAVDEYYKAKNEFSAKTTEDEMRLLRFQRKLEEEKGELLVGFSLHDTMTTLLSVGLHKHAEQLYKDFRVPDKRFWWLKLKALAEKEDWEELEKFGKSKKSPIGYLPFVEVCIKHHNKYEAKKYVSKVTPEQKVKAHLAVGDMEGAAEAAIERRNESEISTVLSRCSATTDHLLMERLNRARATAVKK, encoded by the exons ATGGCGTTTGTCACAGCGAACTGGAACCCTCTGGGCGAGTCTTTTTACAG AAAGATTGAATTGTATGAGATGGGCTGGAATCTGAAAGATGGCCTGAAAGATTCTCTGGTTGCTGCAGCTCCATATGGGGGTCCCATCG CTCTCCTAAAGGGTCATAACCGACGCTCTTCCAGTGCCAGACCTCAGTTAGAGATCTTCTCTTCCTCAGGACTGCCTCTGGCCAGTTTTCCA TGGAAGAGTGGAGTGGTGAAGCAGCTGGGTTGGACGGTGTCTGATGACCTGCTGTGTGTCCAGGAGGATGGCACTGTGCTTGTCTACGATCTCTGGGGTGGCTTCAAGAGACACTTCAGCATGGGCAAT GAACTTTCTCAGAGTCAGGTGCTGGAGACCAAGATTTTCCATTCGCCCTATGGGACAGGTGTTGCCATATTGACAGGTGCCTTGCGATACACTTTGGCCACAAATATTGATGACATAAAATTGAGGCGGTTGCCTGAGGTTCCAG gTCTACAGGGGGCACCCTCATGCTGGGCAGTCCTGACACAGGACAGACAAAGTAAAGTGCTGGTGGCCAATGGATCTCAATTGTTCATCTTAGATAATACAGCCTGCACACCTGTG aCTCCCCCCGGTCTCTCTCCACAAGCGTCCAGCATAGTTCACATGTGTGTCTCATTCAGTTATAAGTATCTGGCGCTCCTCACCGACTCTGGCCATGTGTGGATGGGCACATCCAACCTAAAG GAGAAACTCAGTGAGGTGGACACTAACATCAAAACTCCCCCTAAACAGATGGCCTG gtGTCGCAGGCCCAAGAGTCAGCAGCCATCAGCTGTGGTAATGTGGGATGGGCTCCTCATAGTGGTGGGAGAATGTAAAGAAACTATTCAGTACCACCTGGACGATGACTCCGTTCTGGTGCCGGAGCTGGACGGGGTTCGGATCATCAGTGGAACACACCATGAGCTTCTGCAAGAGGTCCCAG GTGCATGTGAGGAGATCTTTAAAATTGCCTCAATGGCTCCTGGAGCATTACTTCTGGAGGCTCATAAAGAATATGAG AAAGAGAGTCAGAAGGCAGATGAGTACCTGAGAGAGATTAAAGAGCAGAGTCTGTTGAGCGAGGCTGTGAGGCAGTGTGTGGAGGCCGCCGGACATGAACATGAACCTGAGACACAGAAAACACTCTTGAGG GCAGCCTCATTTGGGAAGTGCTTTTTGAGTAATTTTCCTCCAGAGCAGTTTGTCAGCATGTGCAGAGACCTGCGGGTGTTGAATGCAGTCCGAGACTATACCGTTGGCATTCCTCTTACCCACACTCAGTTCAAACAGATGACTGTGCAGGTGCTCATTGACAG ACTGGTGTATCGTAAACTCTATCCGCTTGCTATTGAGGTTTGCCGCTATTTAAAGACTCCAGAATATCAGGGAGTGAGCCGAGTACTCAAACACTGGGCCTgctacaag GTCCAGCAGAAGGAAGAATCAGATGAAGTCATCGCAAAAGCTGTGAGTGTGAAGCTTGCTGATGCTGCTGGAATCTCCTACTCTGAAATCGCCACTAAAGCATATGAGAGTGGACGCACAGAGCTCGCCAtcaag TTGTTGGAGTTTGAGCCTCGTTCCGGCGAGCAGGTCCCACTGCtgttaaaaatgaagaaaagccCTCTGGCTTTGAGCAAAGCCATTGAGAGTGGAGACACAGACCTCG TGTACACAGTGGTTATGTACCTGAAGAATGAGCTGAACAGAGGAGACTTCTTCATGATGTTGAGGAACCAGCCTGTGGCTCTGAGCCTCTACAAACAG ttcTGCAAGCATCAGGAGCAGGATACACTCAAAGATCTTTTCAATCAAGATGATGATCATGAAGAACTTGGCAATTTTTATGTGAAGGCCAGCTATAAAGAGCAG AGACTGGAAGCTCGGATTGCTCTTTTACAAAGTGCTGTGGACGAGTACTACAAAGCCAAGAATGAATTTTCTGCCAAG ACAACAGAAGATGAAATGCGTCTTCTGCGGTTTCAGAGGAAGCTAGAGGAAGAGAAGGGTGAGTTGCTCGTGGGATTCTCCCTTCATGACACTATGACCACGCTGCTGTCTGTGGGACTGCACAAACACGCCGAACAACTTTACAAAGACTTCAGAGTCCCCGACAAGAG GTTCTGGTGGCTGAAGTTAAAGGCTCTGGCTGAGAAGGAGGACTGGGAAGAGCTGGAGAAATTTGGCAAAAGCAAAAAATCTCCTATTGGATATCTG CCATTTGTTGAGGTGTGCATTAAACACCATAACAAATATGAAGCCAAGAAGTATGTGTCTAAAGTCACACCTGAGCAGAAGGTCAAAGCTCACCTTGCAGTGGG GGATATGGAGGGTGCTGCAGAGGCTGCTATCGAGAGGCGTAATGAATCCGAGATCAGTACTGTTCTGTCACGCTGTTCAGCCACCACTGATCATCTTCTGATGGAACGTCTCAACCGTGCTAGAGCCACTGCTGTCAAAAAGTGA